In Exiguobacterium sibiricum 7-3, a genomic segment contains:
- the nikC gene encoding nickel ABC transporter permease subunit NikC: MNVPLGRPRLLDRLSNQRLILIGCSVFLGLLFLAALAAPWLAPHDPYLVNLAVKLQEPSWTYPLGTDHLGRCTLSRLLYGARVSLGFAVLIFASSLLIGLLIGTLAGYIGGWVDQLLMRFCDGVMAFPSLILVLGLVGIFGPGLKQVIIALMLVQWVYYARMFRGLIMTLKEKNFIAAARVNGSSHWKIFRTHLLPNILPPLLVIGTLEMGWAIMDISAMSFLGLGVQSPGAEWGAMIHEGKSYIRTNPELMIYPGLLIMLVIASVNLLGESLSERFGVTK, from the coding sequence ATGAATGTTCCGCTTGGACGACCGCGTCTGCTGGACCGCCTGTCGAATCAACGGCTGATTTTGATCGGCTGTTCCGTATTTTTAGGGCTGTTGTTTCTCGCGGCTCTGGCTGCACCGTGGCTTGCCCCGCATGATCCGTATCTCGTCAATCTGGCAGTGAAATTGCAGGAGCCATCCTGGACGTATCCACTCGGAACCGATCATCTCGGACGCTGTACATTGTCACGTCTGTTATACGGTGCACGGGTATCGCTCGGATTCGCCGTCCTGATTTTCGCCTCATCGCTGTTGATCGGGTTATTGATCGGGACACTGGCCGGCTACATCGGCGGCTGGGTCGATCAACTGCTGATGCGGTTTTGTGACGGGGTGATGGCTTTTCCGAGTCTGATTCTTGTCTTAGGTCTCGTCGGGATTTTCGGACCGGGACTGAAACAGGTCATCATCGCCTTAATGCTCGTCCAGTGGGTCTACTACGCCCGGATGTTCCGGGGGCTGATCATGACGCTGAAGGAAAAGAATTTCATCGCTGCGGCACGTGTCAACGGCTCCTCACACTGGAAAATCTTCCGGACGCACTTATTGCCGAACATCCTGCCGCCGTTGCTTGTCATCGGGACACTCGAGATGGGCTGGGCAATCATGGATATCTCGGCGATGTCGTTCCTCGGTCTGGGTGTTCAGTCGCCGGGAGCCGAATGGGGTGCAATGATTCACGAAGGCAAATCATACATCCGGACGAATCCGGAACTGATGATATATCCCGGTCTGCTGATCATGCTCGTCATTGCGAGCGTTAATCTGCTCGGTGAATCATTATCGGAACGGTTCGGTGTGACCAAATAA
- the nikA gene encoding nickel ABC transporter substrate-binding protein: MNVSRRKKSIIQAVSILSITTLLFGCSNPNEGADNKSDQDTLTLAWPRDIGEMNPHVYNPSQLFAQSMVYEPLVHYAEGGKLEPFLAKSWDISKDGKTYTFTLRDDVKFSDGSTFDATIVKKNFDAVLKNKALHSWLGFISKIDKTEAVDKQTFRMTLSEAYYPTIQELAVVRPVRFLGEAGFPKNGDTSKGVEQEVGTGPWVLDEYKADQYATFKINKNYWGPKPKVKKIKVDIIPDAESRVLAFEKGDIDLIFGEGAISVDAYNQLKETKSYKTTMSEPVATRLLIMNTKKKQLADERVRQALQYGFDKKTLVEGITSGLEAPADFILPPNLPYTSNLNVEKRDFDVKKAKSLLDEAGWKLPNGKKIREKDGQPLQIEMMYDAAELVQKAMAETLQSEWATIGVDLKIVGVELPDQVQRFKDNKFDINMYSNFGAPYDPHTFVNIIGTDGFGFKEAISAYPNKDQLLQEMKDVLKTTDETKRQKMYAEILPSLQDQGALVPISYLKKMAIYQNGVTNFKFAANRDESPFAQIGIK, encoded by the coding sequence ATGAACGTTTCACGCCGTAAGAAATCCATCATTCAAGCTGTTTCCATCCTTTCGATTACGACACTGCTGTTTGGTTGCTCGAACCCGAACGAAGGTGCTGACAATAAATCAGATCAAGATACGTTAACGTTGGCCTGGCCGCGTGACATCGGCGAGATGAACCCGCATGTCTACAATCCGTCGCAACTGTTCGCCCAGTCGATGGTCTATGAGCCGCTCGTCCATTACGCGGAAGGCGGGAAACTCGAGCCGTTCCTCGCGAAATCATGGGACATCTCAAAAGACGGCAAGACCTATACCTTCACCTTGCGTGATGATGTCAAGTTCTCGGACGGTTCGACGTTTGACGCGACGATCGTCAAAAAGAACTTTGATGCTGTTCTCAAAAACAAAGCCTTACATAGCTGGCTTGGCTTTATCTCAAAAATCGACAAAACGGAAGCCGTCGACAAGCAGACGTTCCGGATGACGTTGTCGGAAGCGTACTATCCGACGATTCAGGAACTGGCGGTCGTCCGCCCGGTCCGCTTCCTCGGCGAAGCCGGCTTCCCGAAAAACGGCGATACGTCAAAAGGCGTTGAACAAGAAGTCGGAACCGGTCCGTGGGTACTTGACGAGTACAAAGCGGATCAATACGCGACGTTTAAGATCAACAAAAACTACTGGGGACCAAAGCCGAAAGTCAAGAAAATCAAGGTCGACATCATTCCCGATGCCGAAAGCCGCGTACTCGCTTTTGAAAAAGGCGACATCGATTTGATTTTCGGGGAAGGGGCAATCAGTGTCGACGCCTATAATCAACTGAAAGAAACGAAATCCTACAAGACGACGATGTCGGAACCGGTTGCGACACGTCTACTGATCATGAACACGAAGAAAAAACAGCTCGCGGACGAACGCGTCCGTCAGGCATTGCAATACGGCTTTGATAAGAAGACACTTGTTGAGGGAATCACGTCCGGTCTCGAAGCACCGGCTGACTTCATCCTGCCGCCGAACCTGCCGTACACATCGAACCTGAACGTCGAGAAACGGGACTTTGATGTCAAAAAGGCGAAGTCGTTGCTGGACGAAGCCGGCTGGAAACTGCCGAACGGCAAAAAAATCCGTGAAAAAGACGGGCAACCGTTACAGATTGAAATGATGTATGATGCCGCGGAACTTGTTCAAAAAGCGATGGCGGAGACGTTACAGTCAGAGTGGGCGACTATCGGCGTCGACTTGAAAATCGTTGGTGTCGAGCTGCCGGATCAAGTCCAGCGCTTCAAAGACAACAAATTCGATATCAACATGTACAGTAACTTCGGGGCACCGTATGATCCGCACACGTTCGTCAACATCATCGGTACGGACGGATTCGGTTTTAAAGAAGCGATTTCCGCTTACCCGAACAAGGATCAACTGTTACAGGAAATGAAAGATGTCCTGAAGACGACTGATGAAACGAAACGTCAGAAGATGTATGCCGAGATTCTGCCGTCGCTCCAGGATCAAGGAGCCCTCGTCCCGATCTCGTATCTGAAAAAGATGGCGATTTATCAAAACGGTGTCACGAACTTTAAATTTGCCGCGAACCGTGATGAAAGCCCGTTCGCTCAAATCGGCATCAAGTAA
- a CDS encoding DUF871 domain-containing protein, giving the protein MKGLAVYLSEPLTDEAKDSIRQMRTIGFTSIFTSLHIPEDDPSLYTERLRTLGQLAQQLKMELVADIAPTSLAALGKTWENADTLTEWGVTGLRVDYGVTPKQVADLSKQMMVALNASTLTAVELDAMKAEGLVLEQVEAWHNFYPRPETGLDRDWFNDKNRWLREQGIGVQAFIPGDGQLRGPLDETLPTLEDHRGQSPFACYLDLETSVDRILVGDPGLSDTTMRQFAAYQEGIIVLRATGQGGDSLLKSVQTNRMDPARDVIRSVESRTYGRPGDELLEPATVSDRPLGSITIDNLRYGRYAGELQITKRDLAADERVNVIGRVIEVDRPLLQQIGPGVRFRINWVKAEVAINSL; this is encoded by the coding sequence AAGGACTTGCCGTTTATTTGAGTGAACCACTGACAGATGAGGCGAAAGACAGCATCCGACAGATGCGGACGATCGGTTTTACCTCAATCTTTACCTCGTTACATATTCCGGAAGACGATCCGTCGTTGTACACGGAACGCTTGCGGACGCTTGGGCAACTCGCGCAACAGCTCAAGATGGAACTCGTCGCGGATATCGCCCCGACTTCCCTTGCCGCACTCGGCAAGACGTGGGAGAATGCCGATACCTTAACCGAATGGGGCGTGACCGGACTGCGGGTCGACTACGGCGTGACACCAAAACAGGTCGCGGACTTATCAAAACAGATGATGGTCGCCTTAAACGCCAGTACGCTGACGGCGGTGGAACTCGATGCGATGAAAGCGGAGGGGCTCGTGCTTGAGCAGGTCGAGGCGTGGCACAACTTTTATCCGCGACCGGAAACAGGACTGGATCGTGACTGGTTCAATGATAAAAACCGGTGGCTTCGTGAACAGGGGATTGGTGTCCAAGCCTTCATCCCGGGAGACGGGCAACTGCGTGGACCGCTTGACGAAACGTTACCGACGCTCGAAGACCACCGCGGACAATCACCGTTTGCCTGTTATCTCGATCTGGAAACGTCCGTCGACCGGATACTGGTCGGGGACCCCGGCTTGTCGGACACGACGATGCGGCAGTTTGCTGCCTATCAGGAGGGGATCATTGTCCTCCGGGCAACGGGACAAGGCGGTGATTCCCTGTTGAAGAGCGTCCAGACAAATCGGATGGATCCGGCACGCGATGTCATCCGCTCGGTCGAGTCACGTACTTACGGCCGACCGGGCGACGAACTTCTCGAACCTGCGACTGTATCCGACCGGCCCCTTGGATCGATTACGATTGATAATCTGCGTTACGGTCGGTATGCCGGGGAATTACAAATCACCAAACGGGATCTCGCGGCCGACGAACGGGTCAATGTCATCGGACGCGTAATTGAAGTTGACCGACCGTTGCTGCAACAGATTGGTCCCGGTGTGCGGTTCCGGATTAATTGGGTTAAGGCGGAAGTCGCTATCAATTCTCTGTAA
- a CDS encoding ATP-binding cassette domain-containing protein, whose translation MNLLQLEHVSHRYGNQRFLTRQAEQTVLQDVSLTLEAGTCLGLLGRSGAGKSTLGRILLGLERPKAGRVMFEGQDIYESASKEYRKDIQVVFQDSFAAVNPKLTAGQIIAEPLTNFLRLSPDALDERLGWLMTQVGLSATDLTKYPNQFSGGQLQRICIARAIATNPKLIILDEAVSSLDMVNKALILDLLRSLKETLGLAYVFITHDVQAAQALSDRFVILDQGQLVGHYPTLRSFSEATDGHVEAIRQAVLATHPRYRTIRK comes from the coding sequence ATGAACCTGTTGCAATTGGAACACGTCTCCCACCGCTACGGCAATCAACGGTTTTTAACGCGGCAGGCAGAGCAGACGGTATTACAGGACGTTTCACTGACGCTTGAAGCCGGAACCTGTCTTGGCTTACTCGGCCGCAGCGGTGCCGGGAAAAGTACGCTCGGTCGGATTTTACTCGGACTCGAGCGCCCCAAAGCAGGACGGGTCATGTTTGAAGGACAAGACATTTACGAATCAGCGTCGAAGGAATACCGGAAAGACATCCAGGTCGTCTTTCAGGATTCGTTTGCGGCCGTCAATCCGAAGCTGACAGCGGGACAGATCATCGCCGAGCCGTTGACGAATTTCCTCCGGTTGTCACCCGATGCATTAGACGAACGGTTAGGCTGGCTGATGACACAGGTCGGTTTATCAGCAACGGATTTAACGAAGTACCCCAATCAGTTCAGCGGCGGTCAGTTGCAACGGATCTGTATCGCCCGGGCGATCGCGACGAATCCGAAGCTGATTATCCTCGATGAAGCCGTCAGCAGTCTCGACATGGTCAATAAAGCGCTGATTCTCGACTTATTGCGGAGTTTAAAAGAGACGCTTGGTCTCGCCTATGTCTTCATCACGCATGATGTGCAGGCGGCGCAAGCACTGAGCGACCGGTTCGTGATTCTCGATCAAGGTCAGCTGGTCGGTCACTACCCGACGCTCCGGTCGTTTTCGGAAGCGACGGATGGACATGTCGAAGCGATCCGACAAGCGGTACTTGCGACACATCCACGGTACCGGACGATTCGGAAATAG
- a CDS encoding helix-turn-helix transcriptional regulator yields the protein MKNRMKVLREARQWSQGELAKALGVSRQTVISIEKERYNPSLELAFSIAALFDCPIEAIFIPDSKEKGDDA from the coding sequence ATGAAAAACAGAATGAAGGTGTTACGGGAAGCCCGTCAGTGGTCGCAGGGCGAACTCGCTAAAGCACTGGGTGTATCAAGGCAGACGGTTATCTCCATCGAAAAAGAACGCTATAATCCATCACTCGAACTGGCGTTTTCAATCGCTGCTCTGTTTGATTGTCCGATTGAAGCGATTTTTATACCCGATTCGAAAGAAAAAGGAGACGATGCCTGA
- a CDS encoding VOC family protein has protein sequence MKITAVTLWMDQIKLMQDFYTGTLGFPLVEETATAFTVQIGTSRLRFELDTTEQPKQYHFAFNVPGDAFQLAKDWLQQRVPLLIEDGKDEIFFENINAHSVYFYDPDENVVELIARHDVNPNKSLDSFSVHNILDIGEMNVTTPDVAGVGAKFAELGVFHRYHQPINVDFLNFLGAPEDGTHLLLGREARTWLFSPKPAITSPLVLELDVNLRVRLDAEGVLHHEK, from the coding sequence ATGAAAATTACAGCAGTAACACTTTGGATGGATCAGATAAAGCTGATGCAGGACTTTTATACGGGTACACTCGGTTTTCCGCTCGTCGAGGAAACGGCAACAGCGTTTACGGTGCAGATCGGGACGAGCCGACTTCGGTTTGAGCTCGACACGACAGAGCAACCGAAACAATACCACTTTGCGTTTAACGTCCCGGGGGATGCGTTTCAGCTGGCAAAGGACTGGTTGCAACAACGTGTCCCGTTACTGATCGAGGACGGGAAAGACGAAATCTTTTTTGAGAACATCAATGCCCATTCCGTTTACTTTTATGATCCGGATGAAAACGTCGTCGAATTGATTGCCCGCCATGACGTCAATCCGAATAAGTCGCTTGACAGCTTCAGTGTACATAACATTCTCGATATCGGGGAAATGAACGTCACGACGCCGGACGTCGCTGGTGTCGGAGCAAAATTTGCGGAACTCGGTGTCTTTCACCGCTACCATCAACCGATTAACGTCGACTTCCTGAATTTCCTCGGAGCACCGGAAGACGGGACACATCTGTTGCTTGGACGAGAAGCCCGGACATGGTTGTTCTCACCGAAACCGGCCATCACCAGTCCGCTTGTTCTCGAACTCGACGTGAATCTACGCGTCCGACTGGATGCAGAAGGTGTCTTGCACCACGAAAAATAA
- a CDS encoding ABC transporter ATP-binding protein: MKPVLSVEQLTIETTNGQPLVRDISFSLAAGQIVGLVGESGCGKTVTSLALLRLLDEKVIRQSGRIILEGTDVMTLSDRTLRRVRGGQIAFIMQNPMSAFTPVYTIGHQLMETIRTHDRCGKREAKNRAVEALREVNLDQPDRILKAYPFELSGGMLQRVMIALAVCLRPHVLIADEPTTALDVYNQKLVLYYLEKVRATYDTAILLISHDLSVIAEMADHVLVMRDGEIVEQADVFDLFDRPSHPYTRQLLTQHGIQAGGMKA, from the coding sequence ATGAAACCTGTATTATCCGTCGAACAATTGACGATCGAAACGACGAACGGTCAGCCGCTCGTCCGTGATATTTCTTTTTCACTGGCAGCAGGACAAATCGTCGGTCTGGTCGGGGAGAGCGGCTGCGGTAAGACAGTGACGAGTCTGGCTCTCCTGCGTCTGCTCGACGAAAAGGTCATCCGTCAGTCAGGACGGATTATCCTTGAAGGGACGGACGTGATGACATTGTCCGACCGCACGCTCCGGCGTGTCCGCGGCGGGCAGATTGCCTTCATCATGCAAAATCCGATGAGTGCCTTCACACCGGTCTATACAATTGGTCATCAATTAATGGAGACAATCCGGACGCACGACCGGTGCGGTAAGCGCGAAGCGAAGAACCGAGCGGTCGAAGCATTACGGGAAGTTAATCTCGATCAGCCGGACCGGATTCTGAAAGCCTATCCGTTTGAACTGAGCGGCGGCATGTTGCAACGGGTCATGATTGCACTCGCGGTCTGTCTGCGTCCGCACGTCCTGATTGCCGACGAACCGACGACGGCGCTTGACGTCTACAATCAAAAACTGGTCCTGTATTATCTCGAGAAGGTCCGGGCGACATATGACACAGCGATTCTCTTAATCTCCCACGACTTGAGTGTCATCGCCGAGATGGCGGACCATGTCCTCGTCATGCGGGATGGGGAAATCGTCGAACAGGCGGATGTCTTTGATCTGTTCGACCGGCCGAGTCACCCGTACACCCGGCAACTGCTGACCCAACACGGAATTCAAGCAGGAGGGATGAAGGCATGA
- a CDS encoding alpha/beta fold hydrolase, protein MKRYTLECNGISTQITEWGEADRPVIFCLHGLGGTSLSFIELADALQDTYRIVSIDAPGHGKTEPFPDERDYRFARFSNWLNRLFEQLDIQDFYFLSHSWGSFIALFYQKEQPDRVLGSILIDGGYQSKRLRGTPLEQESAFYDTDFEESVATWEEFRDVAVYGPKMRRSPLLDLAGKDFVRMQDGRYYWHARAKTARAILTAMYQDEILDFLDTVPGDNLVLLRATLPVSDEPFRQEAIALWQKKTGGTVVSAPATSHIVHWDDPESVLHVIQEHWTKTLAVNEQQQL, encoded by the coding sequence ATGAAACGCTATACACTGGAATGTAACGGGATTTCAACACAGATTACCGAATGGGGCGAAGCGGACCGCCCGGTCATTTTTTGCCTGCACGGTCTTGGCGGGACGAGCCTCAGCTTCATTGAACTGGCCGATGCCTTACAAGATACGTACCGGATCGTCTCGATTGATGCACCCGGTCACGGAAAGACCGAACCCTTCCCGGACGAACGCGATTATCGGTTTGCCCGCTTTTCCAATTGGCTGAACCGGCTGTTTGAACAGCTCGACATCCAGGATTTTTATTTTCTGTCCCACTCCTGGGGTAGCTTTATCGCACTCTTTTATCAGAAGGAACAGCCGGACCGGGTTCTCGGCTCCATCCTGATCGACGGCGGATATCAGAGCAAACGGTTACGCGGGACACCACTCGAACAGGAATCTGCATTTTACGATACGGATTTCGAAGAGTCCGTCGCGACGTGGGAAGAGTTCCGGGACGTTGCCGTCTACGGACCCAAGATGCGCCGGTCGCCACTGCTTGATCTGGCCGGCAAGGATTTTGTCCGGATGCAGGACGGCCGGTACTACTGGCATGCCCGGGCAAAGACGGCGCGCGCCATCCTGACCGCGATGTATCAGGATGAAATTCTCGACTTCCTCGACACCGTTCCGGGTGACAACCTGGTGTTGCTTCGCGCGACGTTACCCGTTTCCGATGAACCGTTCCGTCAAGAAGCAATCGCTCTGTGGCAGAAGAAAACCGGAGGGACTGTCGTGTCTGCTCCTGCGACTTCCCACATCGTGCATTGGGATGATCCGGAATCGGTGTTGCACGTGATTCAGGAACACTGGACCAAGACTCTTGCTGTCAATGAACAGCAACAGCTCTAA
- a CDS encoding ABC transporter permease — translation MGVYILKRVGSVIPILLLAILLLTAMIHLSPVDPAEAYLSAAHIQPTEEVLAQKRAEFGLDQSFLTQYVTTVVRLASFDFGTSYVSGKPVLDEVLLRLPATVQLALSSLLLAIFVSIPLGFLAGIRKNGFFDHLSRGIAFIGASIPSFWLGYLLIFFFSVQLDLLPVGGIGSPSHVILPAITLALPLIALYTRLLRTSVIETMREPYVLFARTRGIRETIILGKHVLRVAIPPMLTGLGMNLGKLLTGTIIVETVFSWPGFGRYFIEAIFDRDMPIIQGYVFLAALLFIGSSLLVDLLQLAIDPRIARKGGDRR, via the coding sequence ATGGGCGTCTATATTCTGAAACGGGTCGGGTCGGTCATTCCGATCCTGCTCCTCGCGATTTTATTACTGACGGCGATGATTCATTTGTCACCGGTCGATCCGGCGGAAGCGTATCTGTCTGCCGCCCACATCCAACCGACGGAAGAGGTGCTCGCGCAAAAGCGGGCAGAGTTCGGACTCGATCAGTCGTTTTTGACCCAGTACGTGACGACCGTCGTCCGGCTGGCAAGTTTTGATTTCGGAACATCGTACGTTTCCGGGAAACCGGTCCTCGACGAAGTGTTGCTCCGTTTGCCGGCGACCGTCCAGCTGGCGCTGTCGAGTCTGTTGTTAGCGATTTTCGTCAGTATCCCGCTCGGCTTTCTCGCGGGAATTCGAAAGAATGGTTTTTTTGACCATTTGAGCCGGGGGATCGCCTTCATCGGTGCGTCGATTCCGTCATTTTGGCTCGGCTACCTGCTGATTTTCTTTTTTTCCGTCCAGCTTGATTTATTACCGGTCGGCGGGATCGGCAGTCCGAGTCACGTCATCTTGCCGGCAATCACGCTTGCGTTGCCGCTGATTGCCCTTTATACACGGCTGTTACGGACGAGTGTCATTGAGACGATGCGCGAACCGTACGTCCTGTTTGCCCGGACACGCGGCATTCGGGAAACCATCATTTTAGGAAAACATGTCTTGCGGGTCGCGATTCCGCCAATGTTGACCGGACTCGGGATGAACCTCGGGAAACTGTTGACGGGGACGATCATCGTCGAGACCGTCTTCTCGTGGCCGGGATTTGGCCGTTATTTCATCGAAGCGATTTTTGACCGGGACATGCCAATCATTCAAGGGTATGTGTTCCTGGCTGCTTTATTATTTATCGGCAGCAGTTTGCTCGTTGATTTGTTACAACTGGCAATCGATCCACGTATTGCCCGGAAAGGAGGGGACAGACGATGA
- a CDS encoding DUF1349 domain-containing protein, whose translation MWQDYEWINQPTEIDMQERLTFTTEGDTDFWRNTYYQFNRMTGHALLKPIPAPSFSCRIEVKLHPRLTYDQAGILLYLNEDNWLKVSAEFIPDGKSHLGAVVTSFGYSDWSSRDIDNTVFDQPLTFELVCNQQDVELYFIDGETKEQLRIAHLHAEGDWKVGPYACSPNLEGQGCDVEILAFDCREI comes from the coding sequence ATGTGGCAAGATTACGAATGGATCAACCAACCAACTGAAATCGACATGCAGGAACGCTTAACATTTACGACAGAAGGCGATACCGACTTTTGGCGCAATACCTATTATCAATTCAACCGGATGACCGGTCACGCCTTACTTAAACCGATTCCGGCACCGTCTTTTTCCTGCCGAATCGAAGTGAAGCTGCATCCGCGACTGACGTATGACCAGGCAGGCATCCTACTCTATTTAAACGAAGATAACTGGCTAAAAGTTTCAGCGGAATTCATTCCGGACGGAAAATCTCATCTCGGAGCGGTCGTCACGTCGTTCGGCTACTCCGATTGGTCGTCGCGCGATATCGACAACACGGTCTTTGATCAGCCGTTGACGTTTGAGCTCGTCTGCAATCAACAGGACGTCGAACTGTACTTTATCGACGGTGAGACGAAAGAACAATTGCGGATTGCCCATCTACACGCGGAAGGGGACTGGAAAGTCGGACCGTATGCCTGCAGTCCGAATCTTGAAGGGCAAGGGTGTGACGTCGAAATACTGGCATTTGATTGTCGCGAAATATAA
- a CDS encoding DNA topology modulation protein, with translation MKKIMLIGSGGSGKSTLARQLGQRLGISVHHLDSLLWRADWQAVPREEQQRIQTDLISRDDWIIDGNYGGTMDLRLNAADTIIFLDLPRTTCVYRILKRSIRYRHKSRPDMAAGCPEKIDFAFLKWVWRYPDEQRPDIQARLAQAAATKTIIVLKSRKEVRRFIESVG, from the coding sequence ATGAAAAAGATTATGTTGATCGGCTCCGGCGGATCAGGTAAGTCGACGCTTGCGAGACAACTGGGTCAACGGCTCGGTATTTCTGTCCACCATCTCGACAGTTTGTTGTGGCGGGCGGACTGGCAGGCAGTTCCGCGCGAGGAACAACAACGGATACAAACGGACTTGATCAGCCGGGATGACTGGATCATCGACGGAAATTACGGTGGAACGATGGACCTCCGGCTCAACGCGGCGGATACGATCATCTTTCTTGATCTACCGCGAACGACGTGTGTCTACCGGATTCTCAAACGGTCGATTCGGTACCGGCATAAGTCACGACCAGATATGGCGGCCGGGTGTCCGGAAAAAATCGATTTTGCTTTTTTGAAGTGGGTGTGGCGTTATCCGGATGAACAGCGACCGGATATTCAAGCGAGACTTGCTCAAGCGGCAGCAACGAAGACAATTATCGTGTTAAAGTCACGGAAAGAAGTCCGGCGGTTCATCGAAAGTGTTGGCTAA